The Jiangella sp. DSM 45060 genome contains the following window.
TGCGCTTCGCCGACGTCGCGCAGCAGGACCACGTCGTCCTCGCGCGCACCGTCGCGGACCTGGAGAAGGCCAAGGCCGAGGGGCGCATCGCGATGATCGCCGGGCTCGAGGCCGCGACCGCGATCGAGAACGAGCTGGACCGCCTCGACATCCTCTACGGGCTCGGCGTGCGGCAGATGGGCATCGCCTACTCGATGGCCAACCAGCTCGGCGCCGGGCTGGCCGAGCCGCAGGACGGCGGGCTCACGCTGTTCGGCGGCCGCGCCGTCGAGCGGATGAACACGCTCGGCATCGCCATCGACATCTCGCACTCGTCGGACCGCACCAGCCGCGACGTCATCGAGCGATCGTCGGTGCCGGTGTTCATCACGCACGCCGGCGCGCGCACGGTCTGGCCGACCAACCGGATGAAGCCCGACGACGTCATCGTCGCCTGCGCCGAGCGGGGCGGCGTCATCGGCATCGAGGCGGCGCCGCACACGACGCTGTCCGAGCAGCACCCGGAGCACTCGCTGGAGTCGGTCATGGACCACTTCCAGTACTGCGTCGACCTGGTCGGCATCGACCACGTCGCGTTCGGGCCCGACACCAACTTCGGCGACCACGTCGGGCTGCACGACTCGTTCACCGGGCATCTCAGCATCGCCGGCGCGCACGGGCACGTGG
Protein-coding sequences here:
- a CDS encoding dipeptidase, which codes for MQKPGVRYRGYRSFDYLEPHTDFRVFDLAQEIGRVPAYDLGLDEEQTRRVTEILGREHVISLHEHPKILTTDPTLLKEYNGTGRNAFGFEGIARSGMTAFFDNFMNGTNTVTSEHGWKWNDVVFDLGLRFADVAQQDHVVLARTVADLEKAKAEGRIAMIAGLEAATAIENELDRLDILYGLGVRQMGIAYSMANQLGAGLAEPQDGGLTLFGGRAVERMNTLGIAIDISHSSDRTSRDVIERSSVPVFITHAGARTVWPTNRMKPDDVIVACAERGGVIGIEAAPHTTLSEQHPEHSLESVMDHFQYCVDLVGIDHVAFGPDTNFGDHVGLHDSFTGHLSIAGAHGHVDHPRVPYVAGVENPAENFTNIVGWLVKHDWSDDDISKVIGLNILRVLKEVW